Part of the Usitatibacter palustris genome, GGATGACGCCGATGCGGCGGTGGCTCGCGCGGTGGCAGCAGGCGCGAAGCTCGAGCGGCCGGTGTCGGATGCGTTCTACGGCGAACGCGGAGGCAGCATCCACGACCCGTTCGGCCATCGCTGGCTCATCGGCCACAGCATCGAGGAAGTGACGCCGGAGGAAATGCAGCGGCGCTACGACGAAATGATGAAGGCCTGACTAGCGCAGCGCCATCAGCGACGTGACGTCGTTCAGGTAGGAGCGGAGTTTCTTCTGCACGTTGCCGCGCTGCTCGGGCGTGAGGGTCGCGGCAAGCACCACCACCATCTCGATGATCTGGTCCTCGCGCTCCTTCATCTTCACGGTGTATTGCGGATCGCGCCACGAGTCCGGCTCGACCAGCAGGCGGTCGAGGCTCGCGACCATCTCCGGCTTGGCGGGCCTGGCGCGCACGAGCTTCACCAGCAACTCCTGGCGCGTGCGTCGGTCGGCCAGCCGCATCTCCGCGACATCCGGGATGAAGTGCACGCGGCCGGTGACGAGGTCGCGTTGATCGCTGGAAAGGCGGCCCGTGTAGGTCTCGATCTGCTCGATCATCTTCTTCGCGCGCTTTTCGGTGCGCTCGGGGGGCGCGGGCTTCACCGTCTCGCGCGCGATCTTCACGCTCTCGTCGGTGTAGCGCTTCTCGAAGTGGGCGACCTGCTCGGCATCGAGCTGCGCCAGCAGATCGGCGATGTCGGGAAGGATCTTCTCCATCGTCCGCTTGAAGTACTTGCGCAGGCCATCGGAGACGAAACGCGCGTCGGTCGCCGTGAAGGTCCGTTCGGTGCGCGCAAGCGTGTCGCGCAGGAAACGCTCGTACTCGGGCAGCTCCTGCTGGCGGTGCCACGCGATCGCCTTGCCCAGCCGCTCGCGGACCCAATCTTCCTGGGGCGAGTTGAGGTCGAGGTAGTCGTCGACCAGGTACGTCACCATGAAGCCCGCGTTGTTGTACGCGACCTTCGTGAGGCTGCACGCAGCGAGCGCCAGGACGAGGGCGGCGAGGGCGAGGTACTTGAGGGGTCTCATCTGCAAGAGTGTGGGGCCGGTTGTCGGGGTCGCCAATAGGAGAGCACCGACACGGGGAGGTTCCCGCAGCCGCGTTACCACGGTATTTGTTTGCGGTCCCGGAAGAACTGGCCTGTAGGACCATTGGAAGGCAGCATGCACAGCCAAACGGCCGTTTCCGCGCCTTCCTCCACCGAACGGGGCGCGTCCTCGCCGCCCATGTCGGTCTTCACCCAACCCGGGCTCATCGAATTCACGAGGATCCCGGTGCCCGCGACCTCGGCGGCCAGGGTGCAGGTAAGCGCGTTGAGCGCGGCCTTCGAGACGCGATAGGCGGCGCTGCCCTCGCCCATGCGATGCATCTGGCCCAGGCCGCTCGAGATGTTCACGATCCGCCCCGTACGCACGCTTTTCATCAGCGGCACGACTTCGCGGCACATGCGCACGGCGCCGAAGAGGTTGGTCTCGAAGGTCTCGCGCCACATGGAGGTCGGCGTATCGACGATCTTGGCGTCGGTCGCTTCGGGGTACACCCCGGCGTTGTTCACCAGGATCCGGGGCGCGCCGTGGTTCTTGTCCACGGCCTCGACGAAGCGGCGAACGCTTTTGGTGTCGTTGACATCCAGCGGATAGCACACGGCGGCGTTCGAACGCCGGCCGCGGATCTCCTCGATCGCCTCGTTGCCCTTGGCCTGGTCGCGTGCACCGATGACGACGAAGACATCTTCCTTCATCAGCTGGCGTGCGATTTCGCGTCCCAGACCCCGGTTGCCCCCCGTGACGATTGCGATCTTCTTGGCTGCCATTGAGCCTCCTTTTCGGCGCTATCATAGCCGCAGAAGGCCTGTCCCCCTACCGAACCCCATGCCCAAGTTGCTTCGCGCCGTGCGCCTCGACGATTCCGACGAGCACATCTTCGCCGGATGCGGGGCCGCCAAGGATGGCGAGTGGGTCGTCACCGGCGGCTACGCGGTCTGTGATTTCGCCAACGCGCCGCGCTGCAATCCCGTTTGCCACTGCCAGGCGTCGTTCGTCGCCCTCTCCTCGCGCGCGCGTTGCTCCATCGCCGAAGTGGTCGATGTTCCCGACACCGCGATCGACGAGCAGATCGAAGCGCTCGCCTGGCATCTCGTGAAGGACTGGAAGGCGCCCTCGTACGAAATCGCACGCAGTGTCGCGGAGGAAGAGGTGCTTCACACCGCCGATGTGTGCTCGACGCTGTCGCCGGAGGTGTGGATCACCGTGAAACGCACGCCCGGCGACGATGGCGAAGCCGTGGACGAGCAGTACGCCGTGTACGACCGGCTCATGGTCGGCGCGCACAAGCTCTAGGGAGAACGACGTGGACGACCTCAATCGCGACAACGACGCGCAACGCACGCTCGAGCAGAAGGCCCTGCACAACGTGCGCGGCCTCGTCGACAAGCTCGAAGCCTCCGACCGCGCCGAACGCAAGCTGCAGAAGCAGATCCTCGTGGTTTTCGCGGTGCTGCTCGCGGTGTTCGCGAGCCTCTGGGCCGCGGGAATCTTTCCGTCGAAGAAGTCGGGCGAAACGGTCGAGATCGTGATCGCCCCCAAGCCGCAGGGGAAATGAACCGATGCTGAAGATCTGGGGCCGGACGTCCTCGGTCAATGTGCAGAAGGTCGTGTGGTGCTGCGATGAGCTGGGCATTGCCTACGCGCGCACGGATGCCGGCGGAACGTTCGGCATCGTCAACACGCCCGAGTACCGCGCGCTCAATCCCAACGGCCTCGTTCCGGTGATCGAGGACGATGGCTTCGTGCTCTACGAATCGAACGCGATCGTTCGCTACCTCGCCGCGAAGCAGGACACGCCGCTGTGGCCGCGCGAAGCGAAGGCCCGCGCCGACGTGGACCGCTGGATGGAGTGGCAGTCGACCGGCTTCACGCCCGCGATGGGCCCGGCCTTCCTCGGCCTGGTGCGCACGCCGCCGGAAAAGCGCGACGCCGCGGCCATTGAATCGTCGCGCGCGAAATCAGAAACGTTTTCGGCGGTGCTCGATGCGCATCTCGCCAACCGCACGTTCGTGACAGGCGACACGTTCACCACGGCCGACATCGTCATCGGCTGCGCGGTGCATCGCTGGCTGGGCCTGCCCCTCGAGCGCACGGTGCGCCCGAACCTCGAGCGCTACTACCGTGCGCTTTGCGCGCGCCCGGCTGCGAAAGGCGTCGTCTCCCTGCCGGTCAACTGAACCGGGACTTTCCGCACGCGCAGCAACCGCGCGAGCGCGACGAGGTGCGCGGTCGCCGCCACCGGGACGACGAAAAGCCCCACCAGCACGAGCGGGAAGCGAGCGAGCGCGGGCAGGAACGAGCCCTCGACCAGCCCGGCCGAAAGCATCGCGCTCAGCGCGATGAGCACGTCGGCTTCGATCACGAACGAGAAGAGCGCGCGCGGCGAAACGGCCTCGAGCCAGGCACGCACGCCGCGGTCGAGCCACGCGGTCGCCGTGGCAAAGACGAATGCGAACAGCGCGATGCCGCCGAGTTCTTCAGGCGAGAAGCGCGAGAAGGCGCCGGAGAGGCCGGCGGCGGCGATGCCGAGCCCCCAGAGCGACAGAGCGAGGCCCAGCGTGCGGGGTGTGTTTTCGGGCGTGCGGGTGCGGGGCATGAGCGTCTCCCTGGCAGCGTGAATCAGATCAAAGGGGCGGGAACGGAGAACTCGGACTTCTCTCCGGATCCGGGCGGCGTGGCGAAGCGCACTTCATCGCGCAGGAAATCGATCGTGTCGCGCACGACATCGGGATCGCGAAGGATCGCGCGATGGCCCAGGCCTTCGGTGCGAACGAGCCGCGCGTCCTTCCAGGCCCGCGCGATCGCAAGGCCGCTCGAGAACGCCACTTCGCGATCGCCACCGTCATGGATCACGAGTGCCGGCGCAGCAATCCCTTCAACGGAACCGGGCAGTTCGAAATCACGCCACGCCATGCCAAAGCGACCTTCCACGCGCTGCTGCATCTCGCGTCGCAGGCGCTCGGGCAATCCGACGAAGCGCGCGAAGTAACCGGAATAGCGCTCCACCGAGCTCGGCGGCGCGATCAGCACCACGCGCAGGTTCGCGCGGCCCGAACGCTTGAGCCACGCACCGATGGCGGCGGCGCCGAGGGAGTGACCGACGATCCCGGCCACCGCGACGCCCTTCGCATCCAGGTCGGCCACCACGGCCTCGAGGTCGCGAATGAAGTGCACCAGCGAGGCTTCATCGCCTTCGCTGTAGCCGTGCGCGGCGTGGTCGAACGCGATCACCTGGTAGCCCGCCTCGACGAGCTTCGGGACGAACTGGCGGAACTGGGCGCCGCGTCCTCCCCAGCCGTGCGAGACCACGACCGCCGGTCGATCGGCCGCGCCGAAGCGCCAGGCCGCGAGCCGGGCGAAGGTCGAGGTCACCGTGAAGCCCTGCCCCGTGGCCAGCACCTCGCGTTCGCGAGCCGTGTGCTCGTGGCGCGGTGGCGTGAGGAACAGGCGCTGCGCCTTGACCACCGCGCGGCTCGGCGCGAGCGCCGAGGCCACCGAAACTTGCAGGCGCGTGAAGGCCAGTGACATTGCGTTACGAACGTTCGTGCTATTTGGCAGCGTGAGGCGAGCGTGCATGGCGGTACTCCTGGGACTCAGCGGCTTGCGGCCGCGGGGACGGGGGATTTCGGATCGGCCGCGCGCGCCGAATCGATGATGCGGTCGAAGGCCGCAACGGCGCGCGTGTGGGCCACGTCGTGGCCCATGACCGTGGTGCAACGGAAGAAGGCGAGGATGGTGCCCATCAGCTCGAAGGCGACCAGGTGCGGGTCGGTTCCCGGTGCCAGCTCGCCCGTGTCGATGGCGAGCTGCACGGTCTTGGAGAGCTCGCGCTCGAGCAGCTTCTGGCGATCGATGACCGCATCGCGCATCGGGCCGGGCCGGTGGTCGTATTCCTGGGTGGCCGAGTCGATCGGGCAGCCGCCCGGGAGGCTCGCGCGCTTGGTCCATTCGACCCAGCCTTCGAAGAGCGCACGCAGGCGCTTGATCCCCCGCGGGGCCTTCAGCGCCGGCAGGAAGACTTCTTCCGTGAAACGGCGCGCG contains:
- a CDS encoding glutathione S-transferase family protein, translating into MLKIWGRTSSVNVQKVVWCCDELGIAYARTDAGGTFGIVNTPEYRALNPNGLVPVIEDDGFVLYESNAIVRYLAAKQDTPLWPREAKARADVDRWMEWQSTGFTPAMGPAFLGLVRTPPEKRDAAAIESSRAKSETFSAVLDAHLANRTFVTGDTFTTADIVIGCAVHRWLGLPLERTVRPNLERYYRALCARPAAKGVVSLPVN
- a CDS encoding alpha/beta hydrolase, encoding MSLAFTRLQVSVASALAPSRAVVKAQRLFLTPPRHEHTAREREVLATGQGFTVTSTFARLAAWRFGAADRPAVVVSHGWGGRGAQFRQFVPKLVEAGYQVIAFDHAAHGYSEGDEASLVHFIRDLEAVVADLDAKGVAVAGIVGHSLGAAAIGAWLKRSGRANLRVVLIAPPSSVERYSGYFARFVGLPERLRREMQQRVEGRFGMAWRDFELPGSVEGIAAPALVIHDGGDREVAFSSGLAIARAWKDARLVRTEGLGHRAILRDPDVVRDTIDFLRDEVRFATPPGSGEKSEFSVPAPLI
- a CDS encoding DUF6505 family protein; the encoded protein is MPKLLRAVRLDDSDEHIFAGCGAAKDGEWVVTGGYAVCDFANAPRCNPVCHCQASFVALSSRARCSIAEVVDVPDTAIDEQIEALAWHLVKDWKAPSYEIARSVAEEEVLHTADVCSTLSPEVWITVKRTPGDDGEAVDEQYAVYDRLMVGAHKL
- a CDS encoding DUF6279 family lipoprotein, producing MRPLKYLALAALVLALAACSLTKVAYNNAGFMVTYLVDDYLDLNSPQEDWVRERLGKAIAWHRQQELPEYERFLRDTLARTERTFTATDARFVSDGLRKYFKRTMEKILPDIADLLAQLDAEQVAHFEKRYTDESVKIARETVKPAPPERTEKRAKKMIEQIETYTGRLSSDQRDLVTGRVHFIPDVAEMRLADRRTRQELLVKLVRARPAKPEMVASLDRLLVEPDSWRDPQYTVKMKEREDQIIEMVVVLAATLTPEQRGNVQKKLRSYLNDVTSLMALR
- a CDS encoding SDR family oxidoreductase; the encoded protein is MAAKKIAIVTGGNRGLGREIARQLMKEDVFVVIGARDQAKGNEAIEEIRGRRSNAAVCYPLDVNDTKSVRRFVEAVDKNHGAPRILVNNAGVYPEATDAKIVDTPTSMWRETFETNLFGAVRMCREVVPLMKSVRTGRIVNISSGLGQMHRMGEGSAAYRVSKAALNALTCTLAAEVAGTGILVNSMSPGWVKTDMGGEDAPRSVEEGAETAVWLCMLPSNGPTGQFFRDRKQIPW
- a CDS encoding TetR/AcrR family transcriptional regulator; amino-acid sequence: MTPSAYKQTKGEETRALILDAAVHMASESGFESLTIGSLAERTGLSKSGLFAHFGSKHDLQIAALDEAARRFTEEVFLPALKAPRGIKRLRALFEGWVEWTKRASLPGGCPIDSATQEYDHRPGPMRDAVIDRQKLLERELSKTVQLAIDTGELAPGTDPHLVAFELMGTILAFFRCTTVMGHDVAHTRAVAAFDRIIDSARAADPKSPVPAAASR